From Microbaculum marinisediminis, one genomic window encodes:
- the accC gene encoding acetyl-CoA carboxylase biotin carboxylase subunit, with product MFSKILIANRGEIACRVIKTARKMGIATVAVYSDADKDALHVEMADEAVHIGPPPAAESYLIIDKILDACRQTGAEAVHPGYGFLSENSKFAEALDKAGIAFIGPPVGAIEAMGDKIESKKAADAAGVSTVPGYLGVIEDEKEAVRIADEIGYPVMIKASAGGGGKGMRVAYSADEVAEGFTRAKSEAKSSFGDDRVFIEKFIENPRHVEIQLIGDKHGNVVYLGERECSIQRRNQKVVEEAPSPLLDEKTRKAMGEQAVALAKAVDYFSAGTVEFVAGQDKSFYFLEMNTRLQVEHPVTEMITGIDLVEQMIRVAAGEKLPFGQDDIKLNGWAIESRVYAEDPFRNFLPSTGRLVRYQPPMEGTDDDGLTIRNDTGVYEGGEISMFYDPMIAKLVTHGPDRKSAIEHMSRALDAFYIEGIQQNIPFLSALMEHPRWISGNLSTAFIAEEYPDGFQPRSPSGHAERVICAVATCVDHLYNTRRRAITGQLNREGYRFPNRRIVRLDGREVHLSVSGEMPDYSIAFLEDGDDKPVHVHSHWVPGKPVWSGTIDGEGVSVQVKPTLTGYALAHSGVSLEADVFTEREAELAALMPIKEPPDTSRLLLCPMPGLVVSIAVAEGQEVKAGETLAIVEAMKMENVLRAERDVTVSKVHAAQGDSLAVDAVIMEFE from the coding sequence CGGAAGATGGGCATCGCGACCGTCGCGGTTTATTCGGATGCCGACAAGGACGCGCTGCACGTCGAGATGGCCGACGAGGCGGTGCATATCGGCCCGCCGCCGGCCGCGGAGTCCTATCTGATCATCGACAAGATCCTCGACGCCTGTCGGCAGACGGGCGCGGAAGCGGTGCATCCGGGCTACGGCTTTCTGTCGGAGAATTCGAAGTTCGCCGAGGCGCTGGACAAGGCCGGCATCGCCTTCATCGGCCCGCCGGTCGGCGCCATCGAGGCGATGGGCGACAAGATCGAATCCAAGAAGGCCGCCGACGCCGCCGGTGTTTCGACCGTGCCGGGCTATCTCGGTGTGATCGAGGACGAGAAGGAAGCCGTCAGGATCGCCGACGAGATCGGCTATCCGGTGATGATCAAGGCGTCGGCAGGCGGTGGCGGCAAGGGCATGCGCGTCGCCTATTCGGCCGACGAGGTGGCCGAAGGCTTCACCCGCGCGAAATCCGAGGCGAAGTCCTCGTTCGGCGACGACCGCGTGTTCATCGAGAAATTCATCGAGAACCCGCGCCACGTCGAGATCCAGCTGATCGGCGACAAGCACGGCAACGTCGTCTATCTGGGCGAGCGCGAATGCTCGATCCAGCGGCGCAACCAGAAGGTGGTCGAGGAGGCACCGAGCCCGCTTCTCGACGAGAAGACCCGCAAGGCGATGGGCGAGCAGGCGGTCGCGCTGGCCAAGGCGGTGGACTACTTCTCCGCGGGAACCGTCGAGTTCGTCGCCGGCCAGGACAAGTCCTTCTACTTCCTGGAGATGAACACCCGCCTGCAGGTCGAACATCCCGTGACCGAGATGATCACGGGCATCGATCTGGTCGAGCAGATGATCCGGGTCGCGGCGGGCGAGAAACTGCCGTTCGGCCAGGACGACATCAAGCTCAACGGCTGGGCGATCGAGTCCCGCGTCTACGCGGAGGACCCGTTCCGCAACTTCCTGCCCTCGACGGGCCGCCTGGTGCGCTATCAGCCGCCGATGGAGGGCACCGACGATGACGGTCTGACGATCCGCAACGACACCGGCGTCTACGAAGGCGGCGAGATCTCGATGTTCTACGACCCGATGATCGCCAAGCTGGTGACCCACGGGCCGGACCGCAAAAGCGCCATCGAGCACATGAGCCGGGCACTCGACGCCTTCTACATCGAGGGCATCCAGCAGAACATTCCGTTCCTGTCGGCGTTGATGGAGCACCCGCGCTGGATCTCCGGCAACCTGTCGACGGCCTTCATCGCGGAGGAATATCCCGACGGTTTCCAGCCGCGCTCGCCTTCGGGCCATGCCGAACGCGTGATCTGCGCGGTCGCGACCTGCGTCGATCATCTCTACAACACCCGCCGGCGGGCCATCACCGGCCAGCTCAACCGCGAGGGCTACCGGTTCCCGAACCGGCGCATCGTCCGTCTCGACGGGCGCGAGGTGCATCTGTCCGTTTCCGGTGAGATGCCCGACTATTCCATCGCCTTCCTTGAAGACGGGGACGACAAGCCTGTGCACGTCCATTCCCATTGGGTGCCGGGCAAGCCGGTGTGGAGCGGAACCATCGACGGCGAGGGCGTCTCGGTACAGGTCAAGCCAACGCTGACCGGCTACGCGCTCGCCCATAGCGGGGTATCGCTCGAGGCCGATGTCTTCACCGAGAGGGAAGCCGAGCTCGCCGCCCTGATGCCGATCAAGGAGCCGCCGGACACCTCCAGGCTGCTGCTTTGCCCGATGCCGGGGCTGGTCGTGTCGATCGCCGTCGCCGAAGGCCAGGAGGTCAAGGCCGGCGAGACGCTCGCCATCGTCGAGGCGATGAAGATGGAGAACGTCCTGCGCGCGGAGCGTGACGTGACCGTCTCCAAGGTCCACGCCGCCCAGGGCGACAGCCTCGCCGTCGACGCGGTGATCATGGAATTCGAGTAG